Genomic segment of Deltaproteobacteria bacterium:
AGATTTAAAGGCAGAGTCAATGAGCGGGGTGATTTATGATGTCCTTTACGATAAGAAGAAGAGGGCTGACATGTCGCGCGCTGGGCGAGCCCTGGTGGATGGCATGGGAGCGGATCGGATCGTGGATGAAATGACAGCCTTTTTTTCACTCTCTGAAAGGGCCAGGTTATGAGAGTTGTAGTTTTTGCGGCACATCCTGACGATGAGGTTCTGGGGTGCGGAGGAACCATTGCCAGACACAGTGCCTGCGGAGACGATGTGTTTGTGGTGATTGCTGCTGAGGGGATGATGGCCAGGGCGAAAGGGAATGCGGGGGACCATTTCGAAGGGCAGAAGAGAACTCTGTGGGAATCGGCTCGCAGGGCTGCCACGGTTCTTGGAGTCAAGGAGGTGGTCCATTTCGGTTTCCCTGACAATCGGATGGATGGGGTTGAACTCCTGGAAATCATCAGGAAGGTAGAAGAGAGCTTGGCTGCATATAATCCAGATATTGTCTATACTCATTATCACGGAGACCTCAACATTGATCACTCTATTCTATCTAAGGCCGTGGTAACTGCTACAAGGCCACTTCCACACAAACTAATCACGGAGATCTATGCCTTTGAGGTGCCATCTTCAACGGAATGGGCTTTCGGGCTGGACCATGCAGGGTTCAGGCCCAACCACTTCGTTGGGATTGAGAGTAGCCTGCAGAGGAAAATCGATGCCATGGCCTTCTATTCTACCGAAATCAGACCCTTTCCCCATCCCCGATCCCCGGAGGCGATCCGGGCCCTGGCCATGCGGAGGGGCGGCCAAGCGGGGTTAAAGGCGGCTGAGGCTTTTATGCTTTTGCGAAGGGTTCTCCCCGAAAAAGAGGAAAGAATTTCCAGCGATGAGGTAGATAATGATTACTCTCAGAAGAGCGGAACTCCGTGATTGCAGAACCATCTTTAACTGGCGCAATCACCCTGAAGTGAGGCGGCATTTCTTCGACCCTAGACGACTTAGTTACGAAGAACACAAGAAGTGGTTCAAATCGTCCCTTGAAAAGAAAGATAGGTTCATCTTTTTGGCTTACAGAGGCGATCATGCAGTGGGAGTCCTTCGTTTTGACATTTTGGATGAGATGCCTGGTACAGCAGAAGTCGATATCTATGTTGCCCCAGATTACCAAGGAAGAGGTTTGGGTAAGAGCATTCTCCATGAGGGAGAGAGATGGGTAAAGAAGAGTGGAAACATCCAAAAACTTGTGGCAAAGGTCAAGGATGAGAACGAGGCTTCCCTCAGGATGTTCAGAGCCTGTGGGTTCAGTGTCAAATATGTCCTTTTTGAAAAGTTCTTGATAGAAGAAGGGGAGGTTCATCACTTAGGTCCATGAAGATCCCGGTCATCCTCACATGTGTAGGCAGCCAGGTCGCACCCTCCGCGATTCAGTGCATCAAGAACCATCCGATCCATGAGGTGGTGCTGATCGGAGTAGACACCAAGAGGAGGGAAGACTCGGTGGGAGCCCCTTTCGTGGACCAGTATTATAGGGTGCCCATGGGAGACCATCCCGAATA
This window contains:
- a CDS encoding PIG-L family deacetylase, encoding MRVVVFAAHPDDEVLGCGGTIARHSACGDDVFVVIAAEGMMARAKGNAGDHFEGQKRTLWESARRAATVLGVKEVVHFGFPDNRMDGVELLEIIRKVEESLAAYNPDIVYTHYHGDLNIDHSILSKAVVTATRPLPHKLITEIYAFEVPSSTEWAFGLDHAGFRPNHFVGIESSLQRKIDAMAFYSTEIRPFPHPRSPEAIRALAMRRGGQAGLKAAEAFMLLRRVLPEKEERISSDEVDNDYSQKSGTP
- a CDS encoding GNAT family N-acetyltransferase; the encoded protein is MITLRRAELRDCRTIFNWRNHPEVRRHFFDPRRLSYEEHKKWFKSSLEKKDRFIFLAYRGDHAVGVLRFDILDEMPGTAEVDIYVAPDYQGRGLGKSILHEGERWVKKSGNIQKLVAKVKDENEASLRMFRACGFSVKYVLFEKFLIEEGEVHHLGP